A window from Chryseobacterium vaccae encodes these proteins:
- a CDS encoding Omp28-related outer membrane protein, with product MKKKLLFPFCVIFSLFLILSCSGSQSDEGDATATYLIISSEGGNEKLLGKTFTFKVKDNLNHDITAETEIYVNDKLINGNLYTPGEKGTYTVSAKYKAFPVNPISVTAIVNEGINFKHRILYEDFTGTWCGNCTRAGARAKNLTLQTDDGFVFLGVHGPSGQDPWSNAISTELELFKNVTGADLGWPTMFINRNTMWEDMENYTDMSLPLSQLKASSKIGIKIGSAISGNTLNIDTRVSFAQNFTGLKIAAFIVEDELVGKQKNYIPALGPPTIYDYVHHNVLRNKLTSSVAGENIPDEQTVVSGEYARSFQFSIPSDYNRNHLKIIVAVLDGAGAVLNVREEKIGATNNYEFL from the coding sequence ATGAAAAAAAAGTTATTGTTTCCTTTTTGTGTGATATTTTCACTCTTCTTAATCCTTTCCTGTAGCGGATCTCAGAGCGATGAGGGCGATGCTACAGCTACCTATCTGATTATTTCTTCTGAAGGAGGTAATGAAAAATTATTAGGAAAAACTTTTACATTTAAAGTAAAAGATAATCTCAATCATGATATTACTGCGGAAACCGAGATCTATGTTAATGATAAGCTCATTAACGGTAATCTTTATACTCCCGGAGAAAAAGGGACTTATACTGTTTCTGCAAAATATAAAGCATTTCCGGTAAATCCGATTTCTGTAACGGCAATTGTTAATGAAGGTATAAACTTCAAACATCGGATTCTGTACGAGGACTTTACAGGAACGTGGTGTGGGAACTGTACCCGTGCTGGTGCAAGGGCTAAAAATCTCACACTGCAAACTGATGACGGATTTGTTTTTCTTGGCGTACATGGGCCAAGCGGACAAGATCCCTGGTCTAATGCTATAAGTACAGAACTTGAACTTTTTAAAAATGTTACCGGAGCAGATCTGGGCTGGCCTACAATGTTTATCAATAGAAATACAATGTGGGAGGATATGGAAAATTATACAGATATGTCGTTGCCATTATCTCAATTAAAGGCTTCCAGCAAAATAGGGATAAAAATAGGCTCTGCTATATCCGGTAATACACTGAATATTGATACCAGGGTTTCATTTGCACAAAATTTTACAGGACTTAAGATTGCAGCGTTTATCGTAGAAGATGAACTTGTGGGTAAACAAAAGAATTATATCCCAGCCTTAGGTCCTCCTACTATCTATGATTATGTACATCACAATGTTTTACGGAATAAGCTGACTTCTTCTGTGGCGGGAGAAAATATTCCTGATGAACAAACAGTGGTGTCTGGTGAGTACGCAAGATCATTCCAATTCTCTATTCCCTCAGATTATAACCGTAACCATCTTAAAATCATTGTTGCAGTATTAGATGGAGCCGGAGCAGTGCTCAATGTAAGAGAAGAAAAAATTGGAGCAACAAATAATTACGAATTTTTATAA
- a CDS encoding TlpA family protein disulfide reductase, producing MLKMILSGFLIFCLGLCLAQEVPNVSITTLNGEKLNVSKIDSSTPVVMSFWATWCLPCMEELTTINEKYEDWQKESKFTIYAVSTDDSRTTSKVKTVVKSKGWPYTILLDPNQTLKRALNINSIPHVILVHKGKIVYSHVGYSAGDEDELIKKIKECNSIH from the coding sequence ATGTTGAAAATGATTTTATCGGGATTCTTAATCTTCTGTTTAGGTTTATGTCTTGCTCAGGAAGTCCCTAATGTATCTATTACGACCTTAAATGGTGAAAAACTTAATGTTTCAAAAATTGACTCTTCAACACCTGTGGTGATGAGTTTTTGGGCCACGTGGTGCCTACCCTGTATGGAAGAGCTTACCACTATCAATGAAAAATATGAAGACTGGCAAAAAGAAAGCAAGTTTACTATCTATGCAGTCTCAACAGACGATTCACGTACTACGTCAAAAGTAAAAACCGTTGTAAAAAGTAAAGGTTGGCCGTATACCATACTTCTTGATCCCAATCAAACTCTTAAGCGTGCTCTAAATATCAACAGCATCCCTCATGTAATTCTCGTACACAAAGGAAAAATTGTTTACTCACACGTGGGTTATTCTGCCGGGGATGAGGATGAACTGATAAAAAAGATTAAAGAATGTAACTCTATACATTAA